The genomic segment ACGGCGAAACTTTTACCGTGCGTAAAATTTCTAACGGCGTAGGCGTTGAGCGTATTTTCCCTATCATTTCGCCAAGCATTGATAAAATTGAGTTGGTACGCCGCGGTTCGGTGCGCCGCGCAAGAATTTACTATCTGCGCAGCCTCTCCGGCAAAGCCGCTCGTATCAAGGAAAAACTGAACTAATTGTTTTTCCCTCAATGGGGTCGCCAACAGTTGCAAAGCTGTTGGCTTTTTTTGTTTACTTGCAGTTAAAATAACTACACTACTGGCTTATGACTACCCGTCCGCCAAACAAAACGCTCTTTTTCATCTAATCCATTCTTGGTGGCATATTCGTTTTTGCACTGGCAGTCCTCCCTACCCACAGCCTTTGTGGAAATCCGATTGAATGCGGCTGATGCGCGCCCCATAGCAAGGAAGACTTGCTTTATTTCCTATTGCCACTATTCAGTGCTCCGGTGGGGGCTTTGCTGGGCGGCATTTTGCTTGGCGACATCGCAAAGAACAAAACTTCAAGGCTGTACTGAAGGAATTGGGCATTGCGGTAATTGTGTTTTTTGTGGTGCTGGTGCTCATAGCAAGCAACTTCTGCAAGTGAATCGGCCGCTGCCATAAAAAAATCCCGACAGTTATATGCCTGTCAGGATTCTTTTATATGCAATTTTTAAAAGATTAATACTCCCAAAGTTGCGCCTCAAAATCAAGCAACGCATACTCTATTTGTAAAGAAGCATACAGAGCCAAATCGCCGTCGCCATAGATATCTATAATGGTTGCATCTTCGCTGTTAGAGTATTTAGTCAAATGCGCAGCAAACAGTCGCAAATCAAATGCCTCTGCCATATTGCGGTGCTCTTTCGGGTTCGCATTATTGAACCATATCGCATCAGGATTATCCTTAAAAACGTTTTCTACGAGCTCCTTATAAGAGAAAGATGCAATGGGAAGGTCGGCTTTTTGATTGATTTCAAAGGGTACAAGTAATGTGATACTCTGTATATCCCGATACATGCGCGAACGCTTTTTATCAAAAATCAAATCTTCTTTTAATTCTAACAAGTACAACTCTTTACCGGGAAGATATGTATCAGGGCCTGCGGGCGTTGCATTGTCGTCTCCGTCGCTAAACTCATTACCCCAACCGCCCCCATCATCTTCTACCCCAAAACCAAGCGCTTTCTCTTCTTCGGTAAGACCGTCTCCGGCAGAGGGTCTTGTGATTTTAGCCATAAACTCCTCATAGCTCAAACGAGTTTTCAAAGAGTCGTCCACAAATGGCCTGATGATACCTGTCTTTACAGCTTCAATAATAATTCTTGTAATTTCATGTCCCTTGGCATTTAATGGCTTGTTCTGTTTTTCACGCAAGTCTATACGCCACCAAAGCCTTTTGCTAAATAACTGATCGTGGTACTTGATAGGACGAAGCGAGTTTGAGTTATACCCGAATTCATCTCTTTCCTGCGCATAGGATATGGTTGCAGAAACCATTACACATGCT from the Rhodoflexus caldus genome contains:
- the porN gene encoding type IX secretion system ring subunit PorN/GldN, whose protein sequence is MKSLIRLVAAACVMVSATISYAQERDEFGYNSNSLRPIKYHDQLFSKRLWWRIDLREKQNKPLNAKGHEITRIIIEAVKTGIIRPFVDDSLKTRLSYEEFMAKITRPSAGDGLTEEEKALGFGVEDDGGGWGNEFSDGDDNATPAGPDTYLPGKELYLLELKEDLIFDKKRSRMYRDIQSITLLVPFEINQKADLPIASFSYKELVENVFKDNPDAIWFNNANPKEHRNMAEAFDLRLFAAHLTKYSNSEDATIIDIYGDGDLALYASLQIEYALLDFEAQLWEY
- the rplS gene encoding 50S ribosomal protein L19 — its product is MNDLIKLVEKEYAGKRADIPAFKAGDTINVHVKIVEGNKERIQQFQGVVIQRKNTSTNGETFTVRKISNGVGVERIFPIISPSIDKIELVRRGSVRRARIYYLRSLSGKAARIKEKLN